The region CTATGTCTGGCTCGGGAGCAAAAGCGATCCGGAAGCCGAAACGATCCCGCTCCACTCATCGCGCTACGATTTCAACGACGATCTGATCGAGATCGGGGTATGCTATTGGGTCGGGTTGGTTCGTGAAGAGTTGGGAAAGGAATGAGTAATTGAGTAACCGAGTAATGAGTAACCGAATAACGAGTTCCTGAGCCTCAACGCTCAGTGCTCAACTCTCACTACTTCTCTCCGGCTTTTCATCCTCTTCTTCGGAATTTTCGACTTAAAGCGGGTTTTCGGGTTGCTATTTCATTGCTTTTTCTAGGAAATCAGTGATGAGTTTCTTCTTCATAGAGTCTCCAATACCCCGATGGATTTTCAATAAAGCTTTCATAGGAGAGAAGAGTCCACCATCCAAAGTATTGGTTGTATTGGCTATGCCAAGATGAGGATGGGTTTTATACGTGAAGAGATAAGGAAGATTGCGTTCAAGACTTCGATAGGCCGAGCGGAGTCGATCATGGGTGTAATGCCATCCACGTGGAGAATCGTCAGGGGTTTTCTCTTCATAGAAATCTTTGTGCCGTTGGAGCCAGGCTTCCAGCATATAGCGGAAACGGCAGGGGGTTGTCTGTCCAAGATAGGAAGCGATACGCTTGAGATCCCTAGAGGCTTGATAGGTAGGTCTGCGCGTCAGATAACGAGTGAGAATGGCTTGTTGATGGAAATGGCACATTTGAACCGGAAGGTCGGCAAAGAGCCCAAACAATCCCCGTCGGCCATCGACGGTGACGGCCTGGATGATAAAGCCCTGATCCAGAAGGCTTTGCCGAAGCATCGCATATTCATTGAGCGTCTCAGTCTGAATGAAACGATACGCTACCAGTTGGCCACTCAGGATATCTTTAGCTACAAGAACACCAAAGCCCTCTCCCCGTTTTCCGAAGAATGTCGCATCGATAACCAAAGTGACCGGTCTGGGATGTGGTGAAGTCTTTGGCGGTTCATAGCTATGAATCTGACGTTGAATCCACTCCCGATCCTTATGATAGGTCCGGGATAAGGCTTTGAGGGTTTGGTGCTCATAGAAGTAGGCAGTAAAGAGTCGTTTTCTGAGGCGGGAGGGACGTCTACGAGAAGAGAAGCTCTGCCGGCAACTTTGGCAAAAATAGCGCTGAATTCCTGCTCTTTTACCATTCTTTTTCGTCGCTTTTGAACCACAGATAGGGCACTTTTTTACAAGCCATCTGTAAAAAAGTCCTTTTTAGGCACCATATTACCGAAGGTTTAAAGGATTTTTAGCAACCCGAAAAACCGCTTTAGCTCGAATTTTCGCTTTCTCTCTGTTCCCGCATCGCCTCCATCAGGCCGCCGTCATCTTCGAGATCGCCCTCCTGTACCAGCTCTTTCTCCATCCAATCCTGCATCATCCCCAGTTGCATCCCTACCAGGTCGATATCGTAGCGGCGGGCGTTGGGGGAGGGGAGCCACTGGGCCACGAAATTGTCCCGGCCTGATTTGTTGACGCTTTCGATGAGAAATTCGGCATACTCCCGGACACTCTGGGCTTCGAAGGTCTCGTTGGTTTCGTCGTTGTGGACTTTGATGATGAACCCTTCGGGTTCCAGAGAGACGATCTCCGCGGTGACGGTCAGGAGGCTGCCGCCCTCTACCGGTTCATTGTCGTAAGCCATTGTTTCTCCTTGATCTTTTTTGCTTGATATGAATATGGCGAAAGTGTAGCACAGCCCGGAGGCGGGGGAGTTGATCTGCCTCAGCTCAGGCGGCTTTCGGGCCGAAACGCCGGTAGAGGGCATCGGCGATCAACCCGGTGGCTCCGACGAGGATGATGCAGGCCCCGGAGGTGAGATCATAGCGGTAGCTGAGCCAGAGGCCCGCCAGGGTGAAGAGAGCAGCGAGCAGGGCCGAGCGGATCATCATGCCGTAGAGAGTGGAGGAGTGGTGCTGGGCGATATGGGTGGGGATGGTCATCAGTGCGATCACCAGGATCAATCCCACGACCTTTATGGCCGCAACTACGGTGAGAGCCGAGAGGATCAGCAGCAGGGTATAGAAGCGGGAGCTTGGGATGCCCCGAAGCTCGGCGTATTCACTATCGTAGCTGATTGCCAGTAGCTCCCGATACCAGCGATGGACGAAAAAGAGTACTCCCAGCAGCAAAAGGCCCATAAACCAGAGGTCCCGATGCTCCACCGCCAGGATCGAGCCGAAGAGATAGCTCATGAGGTCTACGTTATAGCCGGGCGTCAGGTCGACGAAGATCACCCCGAGGGCCATCCCCACAGCCCAGATCATTCCGATATAGGTATCGCTGAGATGGCGCCGGCGGAAGGTGAGCCAGGCGAGCAGCAGTGCCGTGGCGATTGTGAAGAGGGAAGCCCCCAGAAAGATGGGCAGGGAAAAATAGATCGCCAGGCCGATCCCCCCATAGGAGCTGTGGGCGATGCCGCCGGTGAGGAAAACGAGGCGGTTGACGACGATCAGCGAACCGATGATCCCCGCGGCCAGGCTCACCAGGATCCCGGCGAGTAGGGCATTTTGCATAAAGGTGTAATGGAAGATTTCAGTCATGAATCCTTCTCCTTTCCCCCGTGCTGTTCACAGTCGCAGCTCTTCTGCGAAAGCATCTGCATCAGCTCCACTTCGCAGAAGTGATCTCCTTCGGGTGGTTTGAGATGGATGGGGGCGTTGCGCAGATCGTGGGTGTAGGCGGTGCGGTTGAGGTAGACCACCTTGTCGGCATAATCGGTGATCACCGAAAGATCGTGGCTGACGACAAGAATGCTGAGGTCTTTGCTCAGCTCTTTGAGCAGGGAGAAGATCTGCTGCTGCCCTTCGACATCGATGCTGGAGGTGGGTTCGTCGAGGATGAGCAGTCGGGGGTGGGCGCAGAGGGCCCGGGCGATCATAACCCGCTGGCGCTGCCCCCCGGAGAGGTCGCCGATACGGCGATGCATATAGGCTTCCATGCCCACCTTTTCCAGGGTGGAGTAGGCGCAACGCTTCTCGATATCGTTGTAGCGGACGGGGAAGAGCCGCTCCCACCAGCCTGCCGCTTCCCGATGTTGTTTGGGATTGCCCATCATCACCACGTCGAGGACCCGGATGGGGAACTCCAGATTGACGTTGGTGTTCTGGGGGACGTAGCCGATCTCTTCCCGTGCCTCTTTGGGGGATTTCCCCAGGACGGTGATCTGTCCGCTTTGGGGTTCGAACTGTCCCATGATGAGCTTGAGCAGGGTGGATTTTCCTCCGCCATTGGGTCCGATGATGGCGACGAACTCCCGCTCTCCCACTTCCAGGCTCACCTCCTTCAGGACCGGTTCCCGGTCGTAGGCGAAACTGACCTTTTCGACTTTGAGGATCTTCATGGTGCTTTCGGTCCTGCGATCGCTTCGGCGAGCTTCAGCAGTGTGGCTTCCCAATCTTCGGAGAGGGGGGAGATTTTGATGACAGGGATTCCCAACTCTTTGGCGAGAACCAAAGCGCTTTTGTCGGAAAATTCGGGTTGGACGAAGATGGCGCGGACCTTTGCCCTTTTGGCTTCGTCGATCAGTCTCATCAGCTGTCGGGGCTTGGGCGCTTTGCCTTCGATCTGCACGGGGAGTTGGCGTAGACCGTAATCCCGGGCGAAATATCCCCAGGAGGGGTGCACGACCATAAAGGCGGTTCTCTTGGGAAGATGAGAGAGTTTGGCGGCGATACGGCGATCCAGGGCTTTGAGACGCTCTTCGAAAGCCTGGAGATTTTTGCGATATTCGCTTGCGTGCCCGGGGTCTTCGCTCTCCAGGGCCTTTTCGATCATCGGAGCCATCTTTTCCACATTTCTCACCGAGAGCCAGATGTGGGGATCGAGACCCTCGTTCTCGTGCCGGTGTGCTGTAGGTTCATATTTTCCGTGATGGTGCCCGCTTTGCATTGGGATCTTTTGGACCGCTTTGGAGAGGTCGATGACCCTGAGATTCGGATTTTGGGAGAGAAAACGGGGCAGCCAGGCTTTTTCGAACTCTACACCGATGGCGAAATAGAGATCGGCATCGCTGATGGAGCGCATTTGGGAGGGTTTGGGTTCGTAACTGTGGGGAGAACTGCCCGGGGGGACCATGACGGTGATGTCGGCATAAGGCCCGGCGATCTGTCTGACGAAATATTTCTCAGGAACGATGCTGACGACGATATCGAGTTTTGCATGCAGGAATAAAACAGTGAAGAGAAAAAGAGACAACAATCGCATAGGGAATTCCTCGGCTTTTATAATAGTCGGATTATATCCAATCAGGAGAATTGATGTCCGGGAAGAGAAACGAAAAAGATGAGAAAAGGCGGGGCCTAGGTAGAGGCCCCTAAACTATTTTATAGTTTGACATAAAGGAGGAGGAATCACTATAAAATAAATCAATCAAAAGGAGAAAAAATGAATCGTGGCGCGGCGGACGAGACTCGAACTCGCGACCCCCTGCGTGACAGGCAGGTATTCTAACCGACTGAACTACCGCCGCATCCTGGATGGTGGTCGCTAGTGGACTCGAACCACTGGCATCCACCTTGTAAGGGTGGCGCTCTACCAACTGAGCTAAGCGACCGGGCAGGCAACTCCCGAATCTTTTGGCGACCCTTAGAGGATTTGAACCTCTGTGTCTACGTGGAAAACGTAGCATCCTTGGCCACTAGATGAAAGGGTCATCTAGTCCAAACAGTCATCAAAAAAGTTGTTACCTGGTGGTGACCCGTCTTGGATTCGAACCAAGGGCCCACTCCTTAAAAGGGAGTTGCTCTACCAACTGAGCTAACGGGTCGTAAACAAAAAGCCGTTAGTGGCTTTAAGTGGGCAGAATTATAGCCCACAATTTTTCCCCTGTCAAGAGTTTTCGGAAAAAAATTTGAAAATTTTTTCTTTTTCGTTTCGCACGATAAATGAGAGGGCGTAGAGGACGCTTTGATCCTGGATGGCGTTGCGGTCTCCGTGGAGCTGCAGGCGGGCGGTATGGGGCCCCCGGGCATCTCGAAGGCAGAGGTAGACGGTGCCGACCGGTTTGCCCGGGACGGCTCCCGTGGGGCCGGCAATCCCGCTGATGGCGACGGCGAGATCGGCGGGGACTCGCTCTCTGGCTCCGGCCGCCATCTCCAGCACGCACTCCCGGCTCACGGCGCCGTAGTCTCTCAGGGTCTCCTCTCGGACGCCCAGCCATCCGCTCTTGATCCGGTTGGCATAGGTGACGTAGCTTCCTTCCAGGATGTCGGAAGCGCCGGGTTCGGAGGTAAAGGTCGCAGCCAGGCGTCCGCCGGTGCAGCTCTCGGCGAAGGTGATCTTGCGGCCGGTCGCCGAAAAGTATTGAATGAGGGATTCGACGAGGGAGGGCCCCGGGATCATCTGCTCTTGCCAGGGGGCCAGGGAAGCTTCGAGATCATCGAGGGACTCTTCCCCCCGGAGTTCCAGGCGATACCATCCCGGCAGGATCGGGACGATGCCGAGATTTTCGACTTCACGCAAGGCCAATTCCCTCAAAGCCTGGGGAAGTCGCTCGGATTCACGCAGCGGGTCGACAATCCCCAGGTCTTCGGGAAGCGGGTCGGTCTCGGTGAAGAAGTGATAGATGCGATGGGCGACGGGCTCCAGGAGGATGGGCGGCAGAGTTTGCCAGGGGAGGAGCCGCAGGACGTTGACGGCGCGTCCCTGGAGGCGGTAGCGATAGCTGTCGGGCTCTACCGCTTCGGCGGAGGCGGGGAGGAGCATCCCCTCCCGGGTCTCGAGGGCCTCATTGCCCAGGGTGCAGAGTATCCGGCCCGCCAGGGCGAAGCTCTCCTCCGTGGCGGCGATCAACAGATCCCCCCTGGGTTCCTCCAGGATCTTTTGGAGCAGGAGAGGCAGATCGGGATCCAAGGGTTTTATCCTGAGCTCCCGGACAGGCTTCAGTCCTTTTTGTGCCAGAGCTCTGTGCAGATAGGCAGGCAGGGTCGGGTGGGCGGAGAGGGATTCTCCAAGATAGAGCAGGGTCAATCCACGGGGCATCATTTCTCCTTTGGAGTATCGGTTTGCTATACATTGTGGAGTAATTGGGCCATTCTGTCAAGAGGAGGCCGGAGATGAACTCGATATAATCCCCACAATAAACGCTCAAAATACAAGGTAATGTGATGATCCGAAAATGCCTCTTCCCGGCGGCGGGCTACGGGACCCGCTTTCTGCCGGCGACCAAAGCGACCCCCAAAGAGATGCTTCCCATCCTGACCAAGCCTCTGATCCAGTATGGAGTCGAAGAGGCCCTGGCGGCGGGGATTCACACGATGGCTATCGTCACCGGCCGGGGCAAGCGCGCCATCGAAGACCATTTCGATATCTCCTACGAGCTGGAGCATCAGATCAAAGGGACGAGCAAAGAGCCCCTTCTTCGTGAAATTCGTGACGTGATCGAGCATTGTACCTTCTCCTATACCCGACAAAAAGAGATGAAAGGGTTGGGACACGCCATTCTCACCGGAGAGACCCTGATTGGTCAGGAACCCTTTGCCGTGATCCTGGCCGATGACCTTTGTGATCACGAGGAAGGGGATCCGGTCCTCAAGCAGATGGTGGAGCTTTTCAACCGTTTTCGATGCTCCATCGTCGCCATCGAAGAGGTTCCTGCCGATCAGACCCACAAATACGGCATTATCGCCGGCGAAGAGATCGAAGAGGGGATCTATCGTGTGCAGAATATGGTGGAGAAGCCCGACCCCAAAAAGGCCCCAAGCAACCTGGCCATTATCGGCCGCTACATCCTTACTCCCGACATTTTTGACAAAATACGCCGAACGAAGCCCGGCAAAGGAGGGGAGATCCAAATCACCGATGCTTTGCTCAAGCAAGCGGGTGAGGGAAGGGTGATCGCCTACCGTTTCAAAGGCAGACGTTTCGATTGCGGATCGGTGGACGGATTCGTGGAAGCGACGAACCACTTTTATGAGAAGTACCGGGCTAAGTAGGAAAGTATAATGGAGAATGGAAAATTGAGGATGGAGAATGGAGAATTTTGGAGTAAGAGAGGCTTTTATGCTCTCTGGATGATTCTCATCCGGTTTTTCAATAGACAAACAACCAAACAATAAAACTTCTCAACACTCAACACTCAACTCTCCCAATGACCAGTGACCTTATGCCCTTTTTGATAAAGGTGCCGCAGAGTGGTGCGGAGATGCCCATTTCCTGAGAGATTTTTGCTCCTAAACCTCTTTAAGATATAATCCCCTCAATTTCATAAGCTCCAAGGATGTGCCCAGATGGATTACAAAGAGACTTTGCTGCTTCCTAAAACCGATTTCCCTATGCGGGGAAATCTTCCGAAAAACGAGCCCCTTCGCTATACCAAATGGTTTGAAGAGGGCGCCTACGATCGGATGAAAGCCAACCGTGAGGGGCGTAAGATGTTTACCCTCCACGACGGCCCTCCCTACGCCAACGGCGAGATCCACATCGGCCACGCCCTCAATAAGATCCTCAAAGACATCATCGTCAAACACCACTACTTCCAGGGTGAAGCGGTACGCTACACCCCGGGCTGGGATTGCCACGGCTTGCCCATCGAACAGAAGGTCGAGGAGCGCATCGGCAAAGCGAAAAAAGATGCGATGCCCGTCAGTGAGTTTCGGGCACTCTGCCGGGAGCATGCCGCCAAATACATCGAGATCCAAAAAGAGGGTTTCAAATCCCTGGGGGTCATCGGCGACTGGGAAAACCCCTACGTGACGATGGATTTCGCCTTCGAGGCCAACATTTACCGCACCCTCTGCGACGTGGCCAAAAAGGGACTGCTGGTGGAGCGCAACAAGCCGGTCTACTGGTCCTGGGCGGCCGAGAGCGCCCTGGCCGATGCCGAGGTGGAGTATAAGGACAAAGAGGATTACTCCATCTATGTCGCTTTCGAACTTTCCGACAAGGCCAAGGAGGAGCTGGATATCCACGGCAAAGCAGCGGTGGTGATCTGGACCACGACCCCCTGGACCCTGCCCGCCAATACCGGGATCGCCCTAGCGCCCGAAGAGAATTACGTGCTCACCGACGACGGGTACATCGTGGCCGAGAGCCGCTACGACGCCCTGATCGAGGAGGGAGTGGTCTCGGGCCACGCCGTGCGCAGATTCTCGGCCAAAGAGTTGGAGAACAAGCTGGCCATCAACCCCCTTAATGGCCGGCCCTCCCAGATCATCCTGGGCGAGCATGTGGAGCTCGACGGCGGGACCGGAGCGGTTCACACCGCCCCCGGCCACGGAGAGGATGACTATTTTGCCGGGCTCAAATACGGCTTGGAAGTCTTGATGCCGGTCGATGACCAGGGACGCTACGACGAGAGCATCGTAGGCCATCAGCTCCTCCCCGAGCCGGAGAAGTTCGTGGGGATGCATATCTTTGACGCCAACGAAAAGATTCTGGAACTCCTGGGGGACGCACTGCTCAAATCGAGCAAGTTCACCCACTCCTACCCCCACTGTTGGCGGACCAAGAAGCCGGTGATCTACCGGGCGACCAAGCAGTGGTTCATCGCGGTGGATGCCAAGCCGGAGGGGTCCGAAGAGACCCTGCGCGGCCTGGCGCTCAAGGGGATCAAGGAGACAACCTTCTACCCCGATTGGGGACGCAACCGCCTGCGCTCGATGGTTGAGGGGCGGCCCGACTGGTGTATCTCCCGCCAGCGTACCTGGGGAGTGCCCATCGCCTTTTTCCGGGTCAAAAAGACCAAAGAGGTGATCCTGGACGAAAAGGTGCTCAACTTCATCGCCGCCATCTTCGAGCGAGAGGGGTGCGACGCCTGGTACGACCGCCCCATCGAAGAGCTCCTCTATCCCGGCAGCGGCTACAAACCCGAAGAGCTGGAGAAGGTCAACGACATCCTCGACGTCTGGTTTGACAGCGGTTCGACCTGGAACGCCGTGCTCAAATCCCGCCGCTACGACGCCGGAGAATTCCCCGCCGATATGTATCTGGAGGGGAGCGACCAGCACCGGGGTTGGTTCCAGAGCTCTCTGCTGCTGAGTTCGGCGATCAATTTCCATCCCCCCTACCGCTCCATCCTCACCCACGGCTTCACCGTCGATGAGAACGGGGAGAAGATGTCCAAATCGAGGGGCAACGTCGTTGCGCCCCAGAAGGTCACCCAGCAGTTCGGTTCGGAAATCCTGCGGCTCTGGGTGGCGCTGAGCGACTATCAGAGCGACTTGAAGATCAGCGACGGCATCCTCAAGCAGACGGCAGAGCAGTATCGCAAGATCCGCAATACCTTCCGCTTCCTCTTGGCCAATGTCAACGATCTCAAGGCCCTGCGCCCCGTCGAAGAGCTGGGAGAGCTGGACCGCTGGATCCTCGCCGAAGCGGGCGAAGTCTTCGCCGAGGTCAAAGGCTCCTTCGACGCTTATGAATTCTCCCGGGGATTCTCACGGCTCAACAATTTCCTGACCAATGAGCTCAGCGGGATCTATATGGATATCTCCAAAGACCGGCTCTACTGTGACGCTCCCGACGCTCCCGGCCGCCGGGGTGCCCAGACGGCGATGGCGATGATCGCCCGCAGTATGCTGGCCCTGATCGCCCCCACGCTCACCTATACCGCCGACGAGGTGTTGGAGTATGCGCCGGCGGTGATCAAAGGGGAGTGGAACGACGTCTTCGATATGGAGTATACGCCGCTGCCCGAGCTGAGCAAGCCCTTCGACGACGGAGTGCTCCTGGCGGCCAGAGAAGCTTTCAGCGAAGCGGTGGACTGGCTCAAGAAGGAGAAGGTGATCAAAGCGACCCTGGAGCTGGCCATTGCCGGTCCGGTGGAGCAGTTACCGCTTCAGAATCCCAAGGATCTGGAAGATTGGTTCGTGGTCAGTGCCGTGGCACCGGAGTTGGAGACCGAAGAGTTGGGGAGTTTCAGTGTGGACGATCTGCGCTTTACGATCCATCGGGCTCCGGCACAGAAATGCCCCCGCTGCTGGCGCTACAGTTCTACCGGTGAAGAGAAGCTCTGCGAGCGCTGCGCCGAGGTGATGGATGCCTGATCTCTCCCAGCCCGTCACTCCGGGAGTCATCATCGGCTCCATCGGATTCATCGCGCTCTGTGTCGTGATCGGTTTGGGGGTAGTGGCCTATTACAAGAAGAGAATTAAGCGTTGAACGCTGAGGGTTGAAAGGGCCGCCTTCGGCAGCAAACCGAAATTTCTATTTATTATTTTCTACTTTTTTCTCGTTTCCTTCATTTTCTTCCAAACCTACTGCTGAAAAGACTTCGGAGAAGGCTTTGCGCACGGCGCTGGGCCCCTGGGAAGGGTCCCGGTGGATCTTGGTCGATTCGAAGACCTGCATCGCTTTGCTGTGACGATACTTCTCGTTGGCTTTTTCCCGCTCTTTTACCTCTTTGACCATCTTTTTATACTCTTGTTTCTCCGCTTCGGTCGCGTTCTTTTCATTGAAGAAGGGAAGGGTGCCGAAGATACTGGGGCCCTCTTTGAGGGTACGGTGAGGAAGTTTGGTCGATTCGAAAACCGCCAGCGGGGCGCTGATGGGGCGGGCGGTGAGCATCGTGAACGAAGCGGCGATCAAGACAAAAAGAATTTTTTTTGACGAGCTGGGCATGGATCCAGTCCTTTTTTGAGAACTATCATACCCTAAAGGGACTCAGAGAACAAAGCTCCCTCAAAGCTCCTTGATGAAGGCGTCGGGGTTGAACTCGTGTCGGGCGTTGGGGAGGACCTGCTGTGCATCTTCGCGGGTGGCGAAGGGGCCGACGAGGAGGCGTTTCATCCCCTGGATGCCCGGCACCGAGCGGTAGTCGTAGCCCAGGGCGGTAATGTGGGCGAGCCATTTGGGATCGGGTCTGCCCCGGAAGGAGCCGACCTGGATGAACCAGCGGCCGTGGTCGGCAGTGACCTTCTTAGGCACGCTGTAGCACTGTTTGCACTCGGCGTTGGTGGAGGCGATGCGGATCGGGGCGATGGGTTTGAAGCTGCCCTCGGGGCCCTCCTCGGGGAGCCAGCGCCGGCAGATACGGATACGGGAACGGTAGTAGGGGCTTGTGATCGAACTGATCTTGACCCCCTGTTTTTCGTTGGCGGCATGCTCGAATTTTCCGTCGCCGATATAAATCCCCACGTGGGTAATCTGCCCGGTCTTTCTGGGGGTGGTGTCGAAGAAGATCAGGTCGCCGTATTTGAGCCCGCTGACGGGGACCTTTTTGCCCACTTTGGCCTGTTCCCGGGCGACGCGGGGGACGTGCTTCATATTCATACTGGCGTAACAGTAGTAGACCAGCCCCGAGCAGTCGAAGGCGTCGGGCCCTTCTTCGGCCCAGACATAGGGTTTGCCCAGTTGGTCGTCGAGGAGCTCTTTGAGCGCCTCTTTGTGGGGTTTGTGGTAGCGGACCTTGGGTTTGTGGATGGTGTAGTCGTATTTGGGGCCGCAACCGGCAAGGAGAAGGAAGAGTGCGACGAGAAAAAGCGCGGGATAATATTTTTTCATATAGGCATTATAACACGCCGGGATGGATCAATCTTTGAGCATATCGTTGATCCGTTTGGTGTCGGGGTCTTCGTTGGGGTCTTTTTTGGGTTTGCGCATCTCCCGGAAGAGGAGATAGAGCAGTGTCGCGGCGATCAGGACGATCGCGATATGCAGGGAGAGATAGCGGGGATCGAGGATCATATCCATTTTTGACTCCTTTTAGAGGATGAGCATGGCGTCGCCGTAGCTGTAGAATCGGTACCCTTCTCGGATCGCTTCCCGGTAAAGCTCGAGGGTCTTTTCCCGCCCGATAAAAGCGCTGACGAGCATGATGAGGGTGCTCTTGGGCAGGTGAAAATTGGTCAGGAGGTGGTTGACCCTCCGGGGAGGATTGCCCGGGTGCAAAAAGAGATCACACTCCCCCTCGGTACGGCTCGTGCGGGCGAAATACTCCACGGTGCGGGTGACGGTGGTGCCCACGGCGAGCAGGGGAGCGTCGCCGCGCAGGTACTCCGCCGCCTCGGGAGGGATGCGGAAATATTCCGAATGCATGGGGTGCTCGAGGATCTTTTCGCTTTCCACGGGCTTGAAGGTGCCGGCTCCCACGTGCAGGGTGAGGGTGTAGCAGGGGTGAGTGCTTTTGAGACGCTCCAGCTGCTCGGGGGTGAAGTGGAGCGATGCGGTCGGGGCGGCGACGGCCCCGGCCTCTCTGGCGAAGAGGCTCTGGTAGTGCCGAGTATCTTCGGGGGTATCCTCCCGGTTCATATAAGGAGGCAGAGGCACGTGGCCGATGCGCTCCAGGATCTCTACCAAACGGGAAAAATCTAGCTCCTTGTCCTCTTGATAGAAACGCACTCTGCGGGCACCGTCAGGCAGGAGGGCGCGCACCTCGGCCTGTAGCCCCTCATCGAAACTCAGGCGCGTCCCCTCACGCACCCGCCCCCGGATCATCGCCAGGTATTCGTTGTCCGGCAGCGGCTTGTTGAGCAGGAGCTCTACGCGGCCGCCTGTGGCTTTGGTGCCGTAGAGCCGTGCTTTGATGACCCGGGTATCGTTGAGGAAAAGCGCCGTCTCAGAGGGGAGGAAGCGCTCCAGATCGCGGAAACGGGCGTGGTGGATGCTCCCGTCACGCCGGTCGAAGACCAGCATCCGGGCGGCGTCGGGAGGTTCGACGGGCTGAGTGGCTATCTGCTTGGGGGGAAGGGTATAGTCGTAACTCTGGGTCAGCCAATCAAGCTCGTCAGCTTTCATGGGATTCAGAGCCTTTCTCCAGGGCTTCGAATTCCCGCTCGGCCTTTTCGAACTCATCCTCTTCCTCTTCTTCGTCATCCTCCTTTTCTTCGGGCTTGTAGGGGTTGACATAGTGGACGATGAGGATCGAGAGGCCATAGAGCAGGATCAGCGGTGCCGCCATCAAAAGCTGGGTGAGCACATCCGGCGGGGTCAGGAAGGCTGCCAGGAGGAAAATAATGACGATGGCGTATTTGAAGTAGTCTTTGAGGGTCTTGTCGGTGATGAGCCCAAGTAGGGCCAGGAAGTAGGCGACCACCGGCAGCTCGAAAGCGATCCCGAAGCCGATGAGGATTTTGGTGAAGAAGCCCACGTAGTCTTCGATATTGATCAGTGGCGTATAGAGGAAGGAGCCGAAGGTGATGAGGAATTGGAATCCGAAGGGGGTGACGACGTAGTAGGCGAAGAGGACCCCGATCAGGAACATCACCGATCCGCCGACGACAAAGGGGAGGACCATCTTTTTCTCATTGTCGTAGAGACCGGGAGCGATGAAGAGCCAGAGCTGCCAGAGGATCACCGGCATCGCCATCAGGATCCCGGCAAAGAAGGAGACTTTGAGGGCGACGAAGAAGGCCCCGCCCACCTGGTGGGTGGTGATCATTCCGTTAAAGCTCTTTTCGCGGAGGTTCTGGTTGACTGCCTGGCGGGTGAGGTTCTCCTCTTTGACCAGGGCTTTGCGCAGGATCCGGCTGTTGCGCGCCAGCTCCTCCGCGGCGGAGGCCGCCTGGCTCAGAAGCTTTTGCAGTTTGGGGTT is a window of Nitratifractor salsuginis DSM 16511 DNA encoding:
- the tatC gene encoding twin-arginine translocase subunit TatC, which translates into the protein MFESMKPHLAELRQRLAISVLAVFVGFIIAFTFHNAILGWITKPLNNALIQVGKIVEKREMGTWKISGNEHNATLAPSKSPALLSDHAQSAEKLHRTLAEASQATQNPKLQKLLSQAASAAEELARNSRILRKALVKEENLTRQAVNQNLREKSFNGMITTHQVGGAFFVALKVSFFAGILMAMPVILWQLWLFIAPGLYDNEKKMVLPFVVGGSVMFLIGVLFAYYVVTPFGFQFLITFGSFLYTPLINIEDYVGFFTKILIGFGIAFELPVVAYFLALLGLITDKTLKDYFKYAIVIIFLLAAFLTPPDVLTQLLMAAPLILLYGLSILIVHYVNPYKPEEKEDDEEEEEDEFEKAEREFEALEKGSESHES
- the ileS gene encoding isoleucine--tRNA ligase, encoding MDYKETLLLPKTDFPMRGNLPKNEPLRYTKWFEEGAYDRMKANREGRKMFTLHDGPPYANGEIHIGHALNKILKDIIVKHHYFQGEAVRYTPGWDCHGLPIEQKVEERIGKAKKDAMPVSEFRALCREHAAKYIEIQKEGFKSLGVIGDWENPYVTMDFAFEANIYRTLCDVAKKGLLVERNKPVYWSWAAESALADAEVEYKDKEDYSIYVAFELSDKAKEELDIHGKAAVVIWTTTPWTLPANTGIALAPEENYVLTDDGYIVAESRYDALIEEGVVSGHAVRRFSAKELENKLAINPLNGRPSQIILGEHVELDGGTGAVHTAPGHGEDDYFAGLKYGLEVLMPVDDQGRYDESIVGHQLLPEPEKFVGMHIFDANEKILELLGDALLKSSKFTHSYPHCWRTKKPVIYRATKQWFIAVDAKPEGSEETLRGLALKGIKETTFYPDWGRNRLRSMVEGRPDWCISRQRTWGVPIAFFRVKKTKEVILDEKVLNFIAAIFEREGCDAWYDRPIEELLYPGSGYKPEELEKVNDILDVWFDSGSTWNAVLKSRRYDAGEFPADMYLEGSDQHRGWFQSSLLLSSAINFHPPYRSILTHGFTVDENGEKMSKSRGNVVAPQKVTQQFGSEILRLWVALSDYQSDLKISDGILKQTAEQYRKIRNTFRFLLANVNDLKALRPVEELGELDRWILAEAGEVFAEVKGSFDAYEFSRGFSRLNNFLTNELSGIYMDISKDRLYCDAPDAPGRRGAQTAMAMIARSMLALIAPTLTYTADEVLEYAPAVIKGEWNDVFDMEYTPLPELSKPFDDGVLLAAREAFSEAVDWLKKEKVIKATLELAIAGPVEQLPLQNPKDLEDWFVVSAVAPELETEELGSFSVDDLRFTIHRAPAQKCPRCWRYSSTGEEKLCERCAEVMDA
- the queA gene encoding tRNA preQ1(34) S-adenosylmethionine ribosyltransferase-isomerase QueA — translated: MKADELDWLTQSYDYTLPPKQIATQPVEPPDAARMLVFDRRDGSIHHARFRDLERFLPSETALFLNDTRVIKARLYGTKATGGRVELLLNKPLPDNEYLAMIRGRVREGTRLSFDEGLQAEVRALLPDGARRVRFYQEDKELDFSRLVEILERIGHVPLPPYMNREDTPEDTRHYQSLFAREAGAVAAPTASLHFTPEQLERLKSTHPCYTLTLHVGAGTFKPVESEKILEHPMHSEYFRIPPEAAEYLRGDAPLLAVGTTVTRTVEYFARTSRTEGECDLFLHPGNPPRRVNHLLTNFHLPKSTLIMLVSAFIGREKTLELYREAIREGYRFYSYGDAMLIL
- a CDS encoding NlpC/P60 family protein — encoded protein: MKKYYPALFLVALFLLLAGCGPKYDYTIHKPKVRYHKPHKEALKELLDDQLGKPYVWAEEGPDAFDCSGLVYYCYASMNMKHVPRVAREQAKVGKKVPVSGLKYGDLIFFDTTPRKTGQITHVGIYIGDGKFEHAANEKQGVKISSITSPYYRSRIRICRRWLPEEGPEGSFKPIAPIRIASTNAECKQCYSVPKKVTADHGRWFIQVGSFRGRPDPKWLAHITALGYDYRSVPGIQGMKRLLVGPFATREDAQQVLPNARHEFNPDAFIKEL